One stretch of Pseudomonas azotoformans DNA includes these proteins:
- a CDS encoding TonB-dependent copper receptor, whose product MSRFSADTRLGYTPVLAALCGALLAPHAQADEHAEHELTPTVITAIAPSSPLTVITNPKDPRQPVPASDGGDYLKTIPGFTLVRNGGTNGDPVLRGMFGSRLNILTNGSMMLGACPGRMDAPTSYISPETYDKLTVIKGPQTVLWGPGASAGTILFEREPEQFGELGTRLNASVLAGSNGRFDKVIDAAAGGPLGYVRVIGNQAHADDYKDGNNDTVASRYDKWNGDVAVGFTPDADTLLELTAGRGDGEARYAGRGMDGSQFLRESLGLRFEKSNIGEVLDKVEAQVYYNYADHVMDNYSLRTPSGTGMMAGPMASNVDRRTLGTRIKATWRWADVQLISGLDAQTNEHRQRSSMGIDTYKDLPRVKDANFHNYGVFGELTWYAADRDRLITGARVDRASAKDFRQTSGSGMMTRPNPTADDTRADTLPSGFVRYEHDLADSPTTVYAGLGHSERFPDYWELFSPNTGAVGSVNAFDGVTPEKTTQLDFGAQYKADDLEAWASGYIGRVQDFILFDYRPGMMGTTSQARNVDARIMGGELGAAYKLTRNWKADATLAYAWGKNSSDGKALPQMPPLDARLGLTYSEDDWSAGALWRVVAAQNRIDQNKGNVVGKDYDKSGGFGVFSLNAAYRINKHFKVSTGVDNLFGKAYAEHLNLAGNAGFGYPATDPQAIKEPGRTLWTKVDMSF is encoded by the coding sequence ATGTCCAGGTTTTCTGCTGACACCCGTTTGGGATATACCCCCGTGCTCGCCGCCCTGTGCGGTGCGCTCCTGGCACCTCACGCTCAGGCCGACGAGCACGCCGAACATGAGCTGACGCCCACCGTGATCACGGCGATCGCCCCCAGCTCACCGCTGACCGTTATCACCAACCCCAAAGACCCACGCCAGCCGGTGCCCGCCAGCGATGGCGGCGACTACCTCAAGACCATCCCCGGCTTCACCCTGGTGCGCAATGGCGGCACCAATGGTGACCCGGTGCTGCGTGGCATGTTCGGCTCGCGCCTGAACATCCTCACCAACGGCAGCATGATGCTCGGCGCCTGCCCCGGCCGCATGGACGCGCCCACCTCGTACATCTCGCCGGAGACCTACGACAAGCTCACCGTGATCAAAGGCCCGCAAACCGTGCTCTGGGGCCCGGGCGCGTCAGCCGGCACCATCCTGTTCGAGCGCGAGCCGGAGCAGTTCGGTGAGCTGGGCACACGCCTCAACGCCAGTGTGCTGGCCGGTTCCAACGGGCGCTTCGACAAGGTCATCGATGCCGCTGCCGGCGGGCCGCTGGGCTACGTGCGGGTGATCGGCAACCAGGCCCACGCCGATGACTACAAGGACGGCAACAACGACACCGTCGCCTCGCGCTACGACAAATGGAATGGCGATGTGGCGGTCGGCTTCACCCCCGACGCCGACACCCTGCTGGAACTCACCGCTGGCCGTGGCGATGGCGAAGCACGTTACGCCGGGCGCGGCATGGACGGTTCGCAGTTCCTGCGTGAAAGCCTCGGGCTGCGCTTTGAAAAGTCCAACATCGGCGAGGTGCTGGACAAGGTCGAGGCCCAGGTCTACTACAACTACGCCGACCATGTGATGGACAACTACAGCCTGCGCACACCGTCCGGCACCGGCATGATGGCGGGGCCGATGGCGTCCAACGTCGACCGGCGCACCCTCGGCACACGTATCAAGGCCACCTGGCGCTGGGCCGATGTGCAACTGATCAGTGGCCTGGACGCGCAGACCAACGAACACCGCCAGCGCAGCAGCATGGGCATCGACACCTACAAGGACTTGCCGCGGGTCAAGGACGCCAACTTCCATAACTACGGCGTGTTCGGCGAACTGACCTGGTACGCCGCCGACCGTGATCGCCTGATCACCGGTGCGCGCGTGGACCGCGCCTCGGCCAAGGATTTCCGCCAAACCAGCGGCTCGGGGATGATGACCCGCCCCAACCCGACCGCCGACGACACCCGCGCCGACACCCTGCCCTCGGGCTTCGTGCGGTATGAACACGACCTGGCCGATAGCCCCACTACCGTTTATGCAGGCCTGGGCCATTCGGAACGCTTCCCGGATTACTGGGAGCTGTTTTCGCCCAACACCGGCGCGGTCGGCTCGGTGAATGCCTTCGACGGCGTGACGCCGGAGAAAACCACCCAGCTCGACTTCGGCGCGCAATACAAAGCCGACGACCTGGAGGCCTGGGCCTCGGGGTACATTGGCCGGGTGCAGGACTTCATCCTGTTCGACTACAGGCCCGGGATGATGGGCACCACCTCCCAGGCGCGTAACGTCGACGCCCGCATCATGGGCGGCGAATTGGGCGCGGCGTACAAGCTGACGCGCAACTGGAAAGCCGACGCCACCCTCGCCTACGCCTGGGGCAAGAACAGCAGCGACGGCAAGGCGCTGCCACAGATGCCGCCGCTGGATGCACGCCTGGGCCTCACCTACAGCGAAGACGACTGGAGCGCCGGTGCGTTGTGGCGTGTGGTCGCGGCGCAGAACCGCATCGACCAAAACAAGGGCAACGTGGTCGGCAAGGACTACGACAAGAGCGGCGGCTTTGGCGTGTTCTCGCTGAACGCGGCGTACCGCATCAACAAGCACTTCAAGGTCAGCACCGGCGTCGACAACCTGTTCGGCAAGGCCTACGCCGAGCACTTGAACCTGGCCGGCAACGCCGGGTTCGGCTACCCGGCCACCGACCCGCAAGCCATCAAGGAGCCAGGGCGAACGCTCTGGACCAAAGTCGACATGAGCTTCTAA
- a CDS encoding DUF2946 domain-containing protein — translation MGAPRARLSPHARLKRGSWISLFAMLMIFIGPLISQAMPVDHHAGMSMTMSMDMPMDHGDAHHQKAPDDHHALWSKCGYCDLLYSCPALPGGVSTFTLSSPPPANALPPATRLGHARQSIFPGARSRAPPIAS, via the coding sequence ATGGGCGCCCCTCGCGCCAGGTTATCTCCACATGCTCGCCTGAAGCGCGGCAGTTGGATCAGCCTGTTCGCCATGCTGATGATCTTCATCGGTCCGCTGATTTCCCAAGCGATGCCGGTGGATCATCACGCCGGTATGTCGATGACCATGTCCATGGACATGCCGATGGACCACGGCGATGCCCATCACCAGAAAGCCCCTGACGACCACCACGCCCTCTGGTCCAAGTGCGGCTATTGTGACCTGCTCTATAGCTGCCCCGCCCTGCCCGGCGGCGTTTCAACCTTCACCCTGAGCAGCCCGCCGCCGGCCAACGCCCTCCCCCCCGCCACACGCCTGGGCCATGCCCGGCAGAGCATCTTCCCTGGCGCCCGCAGCCGCGCTCCGCCCATCGCTTCGTAA
- a CDS encoding copper chaperone PCu(A)C: MLKSSLLLAALLLPVFSAANADDYKAGDLLVSDPWSQELPPNAPTVAAYFVIHNTGESPDRLLSVDTPVADKAELHEHVMQGDLMKMQQVPSVAVPAKGELTFAPMAYHVMLLGLKDRSLLADGKQFPLTLTFEKAGKVEVEVSVQKVPPMAAHEHKHTQ; the protein is encoded by the coding sequence ATGCTCAAATCTTCCCTGCTTCTGGCCGCGTTGTTGCTGCCGGTGTTCAGTGCTGCCAATGCCGATGACTACAAGGCCGGCGACCTGCTGGTCAGCGATCCCTGGTCCCAGGAGTTGCCGCCGAATGCGCCGACCGTCGCGGCGTACTTTGTGATTCACAACACCGGAGAAAGCCCGGACCGCCTGCTCAGCGTCGACACGCCGGTGGCAGACAAGGCCGAGCTGCATGAGCATGTGATGCAGGGCGACCTGATGAAGATGCAGCAGGTGCCCAGCGTCGCCGTACCGGCCAAGGGCGAGCTGACCTTCGCGCCCATGGCCTATCACGTGATGCTGCTGGGCCTCAAGGACCGCAGCCTGCTGGCCGACGGCAAGCAATTCCCGCTGACCCTCACCTTCGAAAAAGCCGGCAAGGTCGAGGTGGAAGTGTCGGTGCAGAAAGTGCCGCCGATGGCCGCCCACGAACACAAGCACACCCAATAG
- a CDS encoding DUF2946 domain-containing protein has protein sequence MARQRFAIVWIACLAVLFNAFAMPMASAMQQSSDPVQQLLWGSFCSSNGASLKTIALGKLEIPAPQQDDHSTMQHCWCCSGSAPLVALPGHVPQLYLTRFNTSQSLPPPQLQSPTPRQQWPSLNPRASPTV, from the coding sequence ATGGCCCGTCAACGCTTTGCAATCGTCTGGATCGCCTGCCTTGCAGTGCTGTTCAACGCCTTTGCCATGCCGATGGCCAGCGCGATGCAGCAGTCCAGCGACCCGGTCCAGCAATTGCTGTGGGGCAGTTTCTGTTCCTCCAATGGCGCGAGCCTCAAGACCATCGCCCTGGGCAAGCTGGAGATCCCGGCGCCGCAGCAGGACGATCATTCCACCATGCAGCATTGCTGGTGCTGCTCGGGCTCGGCGCCGTTGGTGGCGTTGCCGGGGCATGTGCCGCAGTTGTATCTCACCCGATTCAATACTTCACAGAGCTTGCCGCCACCCCAGCTGCAAAGCCCCACCCCGCGCCAGCAATGGCCGAGCCTCAACCCCCGTGCCTCTCCAACGGTCTGA